A stretch of the Pseudoalteromonas ulvae UL12 genome encodes the following:
- a CDS encoding sensor histidine kinase — translation MKNFNQSLADDGNPYWYWGSLVFSCFYFLPLVFNWAHFDALAVVLTVFIYALFLGLYSWGVYSKGNKAFLPVLGIVLVSLFGSVVTPGTQSFFGFAAYLCGFNFSKQHAWQGMIGIALSVFAAANLFIIHDSSFLLSSFIVSIGLFFFGMTERQSRIHKLKEAQSESQIEQLAAIAERERIARDLHDLLGHSLSSIALKAELAGKFCQASKLDLAQAEINAVAELSRQVLSEVRQAVSGLKLKGLNEEIHKLCQQLESKGFAVELRLQDALCNAKLESSLILMLREAVTNILRHSRGNKVTITVETVHDEVKVAITDNGFVEELIPGNGLKGIEERCQQFLGHVEIDTTNGMALMITLNQGVCSD, via the coding sequence ATGAAAAACTTTAATCAAAGCTTGGCTGATGATGGCAACCCATACTGGTATTGGGGGTCACTGGTTTTTTCCTGTTTTTACTTTTTACCGCTGGTATTTAACTGGGCGCATTTTGATGCATTGGCTGTTGTGCTGACAGTCTTTATTTATGCCTTATTTTTAGGTTTGTATAGTTGGGGTGTGTACAGTAAAGGAAATAAGGCGTTTTTGCCGGTACTCGGTATAGTGTTGGTCTCGTTGTTTGGCTCAGTGGTTACTCCGGGGACGCAGTCATTCTTTGGATTTGCAGCCTATTTATGTGGGTTTAATTTCAGCAAGCAGCACGCTTGGCAAGGAATGATTGGCATTGCACTGAGTGTGTTTGCAGCTGCCAACTTATTTATTATACACGATAGCTCTTTTTTGCTTTCATCCTTCATTGTCAGTATTGGCTTATTCTTTTTTGGCATGACTGAGCGACAAAGTCGCATCCACAAATTAAAAGAAGCGCAGAGCGAGTCTCAAATTGAACAACTGGCCGCAATTGCAGAGCGAGAGCGCATTGCGCGTGATTTACATGATTTACTTGGCCATTCTTTATCTTCGATTGCGTTGAAAGCAGAGTTGGCTGGAAAATTTTGCCAAGCCAGCAAGCTCGATTTAGCGCAAGCTGAAATAAACGCGGTCGCAGAATTATCTCGTCAGGTATTAAGTGAAGTTAGGCAGGCGGTTTCTGGGCTCAAGCTCAAAGGCTTAAATGAAGAGATACACAAGTTGTGCCAGCAATTAGAGAGTAAAGGATTTGCCGTTGAATTGCGCCTCCAAGACGCTCTTTGCAATGCCAAATTAGAGTCGAGCCTGATTCTAATGTTAAGAGAAGCGGTGACAAACATTTTGCGTCATAGTCGTGGCAATAAAGTAACGATTACTGTTGAAACGGTTCATGATGAAGTGAAGGTCGCAATAACCGATAACGGTTTTGTTGAAGAATTGATCCCAGGCAACGGCTTAAAAGGAATAGAAGAGCGTTGTCAGCAGTTTTTGGGTCATGTGGAGATTGATACAACCAATGGCATGGCGTTAATGATTACCCTGAACCAAGGAGTATGCAGTGATTAA
- the ahpF gene encoding alkyl hydroperoxide reductase subunit F, with protein sequence MLDTKIKSQLQTHFSAISHPVQLVINLDESKKSIELNQLATELSELNPLISLSTTQLSERRSPMLSVLGPRSEINFAGVPMGHEFTSLILAILHTGGHDSKIDPEQIAQIQSLENELNFEIYISLSCQTCPGVVQALNSMAAINPNIKATMIDGALFQDEVQQRNILSVPAVYLNGQPFSQGAISLTDILSKVDSSSAEKTVAKLNEKDQYDVLIVGAGPAGAAAAVYSARKGLKTALVAEKFGGQVTETLGIENFLSVKATQGPQLVAQLEEHVRDYDVDLITHQRAQSLRSDNGFILDLESGAHLTAKSVVVATGARWREMNVPGEKEYRGHGVAYCPHCDGPLFKGKRVAVIGGGNSGIEAAIDLANITDHVTVLEFAEQLRADAVLIKKARSLGNITIITQAQTTEVLGDGNKVTGLTYLDRATQQVQHIELAGIFVQIGLLPNTDWLKDSLSLSPQGEVITDKHGATSMPGVFAAGDVTDTPYKQIIIAIGSGATASLGAFDYLIRHDENTTEFAA encoded by the coding sequence ATGTTAGACACTAAGATAAAATCACAACTACAAACTCATTTTTCGGCTATTTCACACCCTGTTCAATTGGTGATTAATCTTGATGAGAGTAAAAAATCCATTGAACTAAACCAGTTGGCAACTGAACTGAGTGAACTTAATCCACTGATTTCACTCTCAACCACACAGCTCTCAGAACGACGCTCTCCGATGCTCTCGGTCTTAGGACCTCGCAGTGAAATTAATTTTGCTGGTGTACCTATGGGTCATGAGTTTACCAGCTTAATTTTGGCTATTTTGCACACTGGTGGTCATGACAGCAAAATAGATCCTGAACAAATCGCTCAAATTCAATCTCTCGAAAATGAATTGAACTTCGAGATATATATTTCCCTCAGTTGCCAAACCTGCCCCGGCGTAGTGCAAGCACTGAACAGCATGGCGGCAATCAACCCGAACATAAAGGCGACCATGATTGATGGCGCACTTTTCCAAGATGAAGTGCAACAACGCAATATTTTATCTGTGCCTGCTGTGTATTTAAATGGCCAACCTTTCAGCCAAGGTGCTATTTCACTGACTGATATCTTAAGCAAAGTCGACTCGTCCAGTGCAGAAAAAACCGTTGCAAAGCTTAACGAAAAAGATCAATACGATGTGTTGATTGTTGGAGCAGGTCCTGCTGGTGCTGCAGCGGCCGTTTACTCTGCACGTAAAGGTCTCAAAACAGCACTTGTGGCAGAAAAATTTGGGGGGCAAGTGACTGAAACCTTAGGGATTGAGAATTTTCTATCAGTCAAGGCGACTCAAGGCCCGCAATTAGTCGCGCAACTTGAAGAACATGTCCGCGATTATGATGTTGATTTAATAACACACCAAAGAGCGCAATCACTTCGCTCAGATAACGGTTTCATTCTTGATTTAGAAAGTGGCGCGCACCTAACAGCTAAATCAGTTGTCGTTGCAACGGGTGCACGGTGGCGTGAAATGAATGTACCCGGAGAAAAAGAATACCGAGGCCATGGTGTTGCATACTGCCCTCATTGTGATGGTCCATTATTTAAAGGAAAGCGCGTTGCGGTTATTGGTGGAGGTAACTCAGGTATTGAAGCTGCGATTGATTTAGCCAATATTACCGATCATGTCACGGTTCTTGAGTTTGCTGAACAGTTACGAGCTGATGCGGTCTTAATTAAAAAGGCACGTAGTTTAGGTAACATTACAATTATCACTCAGGCACAAACCACCGAAGTACTGGGAGATGGTAACAAGGTCACCGGCTTAACTTACCTAGATCGAGCGACCCAACAAGTTCAGCACATCGAGCTTGCCGGTATTTTTGTACAAATTGGTTTATTGCCCAATACCGATTGGCTAAAAGATTCACTAAGTCTTTCGCCTCAAGGGGAAGTCATAACAGATAAGCATGGCGCAACATCAATGCCTGGCGTTTTCGCTGCGGGAGATGTCACTGACACACCATACAAGCAAATAATCATTGCAATAGGAAGTGGTGCAACGGCCAGCTTAGGCGCCTTTGATTATCTAATTAGACACGATGAGAATACAACAGAATTCGCAGCTTGA
- a CDS encoding glycerophosphodiester phosphodiesterase, with protein sequence MKVFAHRGASGNHPENTLSAFRRALDIGVYGIEVDVQSCLDDYVIIHDAWLDRTTNGTGKVCDTSLKTIKSLDAGLGQQVSTLDEFIQFTQNQVVLNLELKHTSHLNKLAKQLLTAVESNLVSRDNLLISSFNHHQLLEMKRYLPWIKLGALTSSIPLGYAQFASDLEAYSVHVDKDFVNAEFVADAHSRGLEIYAYTVDKYDDIKRMHQLGIDGIFSNFPCKTKSFIELTKLE encoded by the coding sequence ATGAAAGTATTCGCCCATCGTGGCGCGAGTGGCAATCACCCCGAAAATACCCTGAGTGCGTTTCGCCGGGCATTAGACATCGGTGTCTATGGCATTGAAGTCGACGTGCAAAGCTGCCTCGATGACTATGTTATTATTCATGATGCATGGCTTGACCGCACCACCAATGGTACTGGCAAGGTATGTGACACCTCTTTGAAAACAATCAAAAGTCTCGATGCAGGCTTAGGGCAACAAGTTTCAACTTTAGATGAATTTATTCAATTCACCCAAAACCAAGTGGTGCTTAATTTAGAGCTGAAACACACCTCTCATCTTAATAAATTGGCCAAACAATTATTAACGGCTGTTGAATCCAATCTGGTCAGTCGAGACAATTTGTTAATTTCTTCTTTTAATCACCATCAACTACTCGAAATGAAACGGTACTTACCGTGGATAAAATTAGGCGCATTAACTAGCTCAATTCCGTTAGGTTATGCCCAATTTGCAAGTGACTTAGAGGCATACAGCGTCCACGTCGATAAAGACTTTGTCAATGCGGAGTTTGTTGCTGATGCACATAGTCGGGGGTTAGAGATATATGCTTACACGGTTGATAAATATGACGATATAAAACGCATGCATCAATTAGGCATTGATGGGATATTCAGTAACTTTCCCTGTAAAACTAAATCATTTATTGAACTCACCAAACTTGAATAA
- the efp gene encoding elongation factor P, translating to MANYSTNEFKAGLKIMMDGEPCNILENEMVKPGKGQAFNRVRIRKLISGKVLEKTFKSGDSVEGADVMDTDLGYLYTDGEFWHFMNNETFEQIAADEKAVGENVKWLVENDVCTITLWNGSPIAVSPPNFVELEITETDPGLKGDTAGTGGKPATLSTGAVVRVPLFVQIGEVIKVDTRSGEYVSRVGK from the coding sequence ATGGCGAATTATAGCACTAACGAATTCAAGGCTGGTCTAAAAATAATGATGGATGGTGAGCCATGCAACATTTTAGAAAATGAAATGGTTAAACCAGGTAAAGGTCAGGCGTTTAACCGAGTGCGGATCCGTAAATTGATCTCTGGCAAAGTGTTAGAAAAAACGTTTAAGTCGGGTGACTCTGTAGAAGGTGCTGATGTAATGGATACCGATTTAGGGTATTTATACACAGATGGTGAGTTCTGGCACTTCATGAACAATGAGACATTCGAGCAAATCGCCGCTGATGAGAAAGCTGTTGGCGAGAATGTTAAATGGTTAGTTGAAAACGACGTATGTACTATTACGTTGTGGAATGGCAGCCCAATTGCTGTGTCTCCACCTAATTTTGTTGAATTAGAAATCACTGAAACAGATCCTGGCTTAAAAGGTGATACGGCAGGTACTGGCGGTAAACCAGCGACTTTAAGCACAGGTGCAGTCGTACGTGTACCATTATTTGTTCAAATTGGCGAAGTGATCAAAGTAGATACTCGCAGTGGCGAATATGTGAGTCGTGTAGGTAAATAA
- a CDS encoding response regulator transcription factor, whose product MIKVLVVEDQALVRGAISALLGLDEEIEVVGEAENGLDALSKIESLRPDLVLTDIEMPQCSGIELVEKLAQSQPNLHTMIMTTFARAGYIRRALSAGVKGFVLKEAPSEYLIDAIKKVMKGQKVIDPELAINALDDRDPLTEKERKALKLAADGFKTAEIAAQLYLSEGTVRNYLSDAIAKLNATNRVDAARIARQKGWL is encoded by the coding sequence GTGATTAAGGTGTTAGTCGTAGAAGATCAGGCGTTAGTACGAGGGGCAATTAGTGCATTACTTGGCCTTGATGAAGAAATAGAAGTGGTCGGTGAAGCTGAAAATGGTTTAGATGCATTAAGTAAAATAGAGTCCTTACGGCCAGATCTTGTTTTAACTGATATTGAAATGCCTCAATGCAGTGGGATTGAATTGGTTGAAAAACTAGCTCAAAGCCAGCCAAATTTACATACCATGATAATGACTACCTTCGCGCGAGCAGGGTATATACGTCGCGCTTTGAGTGCGGGTGTAAAAGGTTTTGTGCTCAAAGAAGCGCCGAGTGAGTACTTAATCGATGCAATAAAAAAAGTCATGAAAGGACAAAAGGTTATCGATCCTGAGTTAGCAATCAATGCACTAGATGATCGTGATCCTCTGACCGAAAAAGAGCGCAAGGCATTAAAGTTAGCTGCTGATGGGTTCAAAACAGCTGAAATTGCTGCACAATTGTACTTATCAGAAGGTACTGTTCGCAATTATTTATCAGATGCTATTGCAAAACTTAATGCAACTAATCGTGTTGATGCCGCGCGTATAGCAAGGCAAAAAGGGTGGCTTTAA
- a CDS encoding methyl-accepting chemotaxis protein — protein MNLYQKIEQTFFFTLSRKIFGNLSFVYLFQLITLAWLYDVLTHQNEPMMMFWLLCALVGGVFFFTLFYLRFLIVRPIKAMRDALQNINNQQADLASHLPQFTFDEFRELSEQYNTFVSRLSGILKNTYKTAESATQSNLSVNESMAITAQLGEQQTQVSEAIFATSADVTQSLEQIAGNTDQVFTTNKANLARIHASAHSLQSIVSQVGQITLLLNSFSQTIAGLKQNSENIRSILKMVEEFSDQTNLLALNAAIEAARAGEAGRGFAVVADEVRTLSVKVNDATRQISEFINQMNHLVGETNQESEKLIAQSSGAEQAIANTSSVFDEMVTEFENSQQQLQNIVDAVHLLEQTQQQTHQYVEQIVSLRQEANQQITAAVADNQLLMQKTSETQQELQQFI, from the coding sequence ATGAATTTATATCAAAAGATAGAACAAACCTTTTTTTTCACTCTCTCACGAAAAATCTTTGGCAACCTGAGTTTTGTCTATTTATTTCAGTTGATTACACTTGCATGGCTCTATGACGTTTTAACGCATCAAAATGAACCTATGATGATGTTTTGGTTATTGTGCGCTTTAGTAGGCGGAGTATTCTTTTTCACTCTTTTTTACTTACGTTTTTTAATTGTGCGCCCCATCAAGGCAATGCGAGATGCCCTGCAAAATATCAACAATCAGCAAGCTGATCTTGCCAGCCACTTACCTCAGTTTACGTTTGATGAGTTTAGAGAGCTGAGCGAACAATATAATACCTTTGTCTCGCGTTTATCTGGGATTTTAAAAAACACTTATAAAACAGCTGAATCTGCGACACAAAGCAATTTAAGTGTCAATGAATCCATGGCCATTACAGCACAACTTGGTGAACAACAAACTCAAGTCAGCGAAGCGATTTTTGCAACCTCAGCAGATGTGACACAAAGTCTTGAGCAAATTGCGGGCAATACAGACCAAGTGTTTACCACAAATAAAGCCAATTTAGCCCGTATTCATGCCTCCGCACATTCATTACAAAGTATTGTCAGTCAAGTCGGTCAAATCACTTTATTATTAAACAGCTTTTCACAAACAATTGCTGGTCTGAAGCAAAACTCTGAAAATATCCGCAGTATTTTAAAAATGGTTGAAGAGTTTTCAGACCAAACCAATTTATTGGCATTAAACGCAGCAATTGAAGCAGCTCGTGCCGGAGAGGCGGGTAGAGGATTTGCGGTGGTTGCTGACGAAGTACGGACATTATCTGTAAAAGTAAATGACGCAACACGACAAATTAGCGAATTCATCAATCAAATGAATCACCTTGTGGGTGAGACAAACCAAGAATCAGAAAAGCTGATCGCACAATCAAGCGGAGCAGAACAAGCGATTGCGAATACTTCTTCTGTATTTGATGAGATGGTTACCGAATTTGAAAATAGCCAGCAGCAATTGCAAAACATTGTCGATGCGGTTCATTTGCTCGAACAAACTCAACAGCAAACCCATCAATATGTTGAGCAAATAGTATCGCTGCGCCAAGAGGCTAATCAGCAAATAACCGCGGCGGTGGCGGATAACCAATTATTGATGCAAAAAACAAGTGAAACACAGCAAGAGCTGCAACAATTTATCTAA
- a CDS encoding prephenate dehydrogenase translates to MNSIIEQLNNNLKIVYRQALDADLQLDELAKQGKGKFAALFSKDSAFSVEAKRFKPYVLDVATDVEALSQQETLDQEQLKTTVLKLQQLHRLLSDFKTGV, encoded by the coding sequence ATGAATTCCATCATTGAGCAATTAAATAACAATTTAAAGATTGTTTATCGTCAAGCATTAGATGCAGATCTGCAATTAGATGAACTAGCAAAGCAAGGTAAAGGTAAATTCGCAGCTTTATTTTCTAAAGACTCAGCTTTTAGCGTCGAAGCTAAACGTTTTAAACCCTATGTGCTTGATGTTGCTACTGATGTTGAAGCGCTCAGCCAACAAGAGACACTCGATCAGGAGCAGTTAAAAACGACTGTGCTAAAATTACAGCAGTTACATCGTTTATTGAGTGACTTTAAGACTGGCGTGTGA
- the epmB gene encoding EF-P beta-lysylation protein EpmB, whose translation MIQTIEANLHTDWQKELSLAVSEPKKLLEMLNIDSNLYVEDAEARSLFAMRVPLPFIAKMQKGNFNDPLLQQVLPLRQEFLKKAGYSSDPLKEQKNEVPGLLHKYSSRVLIIFRTGCAVNCRYCFRRHFPYQDNHLNKRAMQEPLAYIAAHPQINEVILSGGDPLMANDEQLNWFVEQLEKIQTVTRLRIHTRLPVVIPNRITETLCQILKKTRLKTIMVTHINHANEIDKALSDKIRQLKSAGVTLLNQAVLLKGINDTTAAQVALSEALFEADILPYYLHLLDKVEGASHFEISDEQAKQLMIDVLNQLPGFLVPKLVRELGGEKSKTPIDLGL comes from the coding sequence ATGATACAAACAATTGAAGCAAATTTGCATACTGACTGGCAAAAAGAATTAAGTTTAGCTGTTTCTGAACCTAAAAAGCTATTAGAAATGCTCAATATTGACAGTAATTTGTACGTAGAAGATGCTGAGGCACGTTCTTTATTCGCTATGCGCGTTCCCCTGCCTTTTATTGCCAAAATGCAAAAGGGTAATTTCAATGATCCTTTGCTACAGCAAGTGCTGCCGTTGCGCCAAGAGTTTTTAAAAAAAGCAGGATATAGCTCAGACCCTCTTAAAGAACAAAAAAATGAAGTTCCAGGCTTATTACACAAATATTCTTCCCGTGTTCTTATTATTTTCAGAACTGGATGCGCGGTCAATTGTCGGTATTGTTTTAGACGCCATTTTCCGTATCAAGATAATCATTTAAATAAGCGAGCTATGCAGGAGCCGCTTGCTTATATTGCCGCCCACCCACAAATAAATGAAGTAATCCTAAGTGGTGGCGATCCATTAATGGCCAATGATGAGCAATTAAATTGGTTTGTTGAGCAGCTAGAAAAAATTCAAACCGTCACGCGACTAAGGATCCACACTCGCCTTCCCGTTGTGATCCCAAATCGGATAACCGAAACGCTTTGTCAAATACTGAAAAAAACACGATTAAAAACAATCATGGTCACACATATTAATCACGCCAATGAGATTGATAAGGCCCTCAGTGACAAAATTCGTCAGTTAAAAAGTGCTGGCGTGACGTTATTAAATCAGGCTGTGCTGCTAAAAGGCATCAACGATACGACGGCAGCGCAAGTAGCGTTAAGTGAGGCGTTATTCGAAGCGGATATTTTACCTTATTATCTGCATCTACTTGATAAAGTTGAAGGCGCCAGTCATTTTGAAATAAGTGATGAGCAAGCAAAGCAGTTGATGATAGACGTATTAAATCAGCTCCCAGGATTTCTGGTGCCAAAACTAGTCAGAGAGTTAGGTGGTGAGAAAAGTAAAACCCCTATTGATTTAGGGTTATAA
- a CDS encoding DMT family transporter, with translation MNQIAWVCLLIAGLFEIVWVIAMKYSDGFSKLGPSVATFVAMWLSFSFLSYALKTLPLGMSYAIWVGVGAVGVAIVSFTWFKEAMTLGQVICIALIVIGIAGLKLMSKS, from the coding sequence ATGAATCAAATCGCGTGGGTGTGTTTGTTAATTGCAGGTCTATTTGAAATCGTTTGGGTTATCGCAATGAAGTACTCAGATGGATTTAGTAAGCTTGGGCCATCGGTTGCAACGTTTGTGGCAATGTGGTTGAGTTTTTCGTTTTTATCTTATGCGCTGAAAACTCTCCCGTTAGGAATGAGTTATGCAATTTGGGTCGGAGTCGGTGCGGTAGGGGTCGCTATAGTCAGTTTCACTTGGTTTAAAGAGGCGATGACACTTGGTCAGGTTATATGTATCGCCTTGATCGTTATAGGGATTGCTGGCTTAAAGCTAATGAGTAAAAGTTAA
- the epmA gene encoding elongation factor P--(R)-beta-lysine ligase, with protein MQHWQPSSSNQHLRKRAAIIRQIREFFYQRNVLEVDTPLLSQASVTDVHLSSFSTEFVGPGFAKGLTLYLQTSPEFAMKRLLAADLGAIYQLGKAFRNEEAGRHHNPEFTMLEWYRPGFDHFDLMQEISELLTVVLGTTKVQRLTYQQAFEQVLSVDPLSATLEQLQQICQQQGFAEIAAHETDRDTLLQLLFSMCVETQIGQTEPCFVYHFPATQAALAQLCPENNQVAERFELYYKNMELANGFHELTDADEQLKRFNEDNIKRRAAGRHEVPIDRNLIAALESGIEPCAGVAIGVDRLIMLALECTHIKEVLSFDVTRA; from the coding sequence ATGCAGCATTGGCAACCAAGCAGTTCTAATCAGCATTTGCGCAAGCGCGCAGCGATTATTCGCCAAATTAGAGAGTTCTTTTATCAGCGCAATGTCTTGGAAGTTGACACTCCGTTGCTGTCTCAGGCGAGTGTGACAGATGTTCATTTGAGTAGTTTTTCAACAGAGTTTGTCGGCCCTGGGTTTGCTAAAGGGTTGACACTCTATTTGCAAACGTCGCCTGAATTTGCCATGAAACGTTTGTTAGCCGCTGATTTGGGCGCGATTTATCAACTAGGTAAGGCGTTTAGGAATGAAGAGGCGGGTCGTCATCATAATCCTGAGTTTACTATGCTTGAATGGTATCGACCTGGGTTTGATCACTTTGATTTAATGCAGGAAATATCAGAACTATTAACCGTAGTTTTAGGCACTACAAAGGTTCAGCGTCTCACTTATCAACAAGCATTCGAGCAAGTATTGAGTGTTGATCCTCTCAGTGCTACTTTGGAGCAACTTCAGCAAATATGCCAACAACAAGGTTTTGCCGAGATTGCGGCCCATGAAACAGATCGAGATACATTGCTGCAGCTGTTATTTTCGATGTGTGTAGAAACACAAATAGGGCAAACAGAACCGTGTTTTGTTTATCATTTTCCTGCCACGCAAGCGGCATTGGCTCAGTTATGTCCTGAAAATAATCAAGTGGCAGAGCGATTCGAGCTTTATTATAAGAATATGGAGCTGGCTAACGGCTTTCACGAATTAACTGATGCAGACGAGCAATTAAAGCGCTTTAATGAAGATAATATCAAGCGCCGTGCTGCGGGTCGTCATGAAGTGCCAATCGATCGCAATTTAATCGCAGCTCTTGAAAGTGGCATTGAGCCCTGTGCTGGAGTGGCCATTGGAGTCGACCGTTTAATTATGCTCGCTTTAGAGTGCACTCATATTAAAGAAGTACTGAGCTTTGATGTAACGCGCGCCTAA
- a CDS encoding DMT family transporter: MQAQQQSLLFLHIAVFLFGGTALFAKLINLPAIDITVYRTAIASVSLMLLMWLTKKRIRLNSVSDYGIAILLGIIIGLHWITYFGGMQLAGVTVGVIAFFSYPVITVFLEPLVNKTTPRLSDLVSAAVVIFGIYLLIPSADLGNDVTFGIMLGVISAFFFATRNILHKNYFSQYSGPHTMLYQTLVACLMLCLFVEVPPSDVTQYDWLLLLLVGIVFTAAPHSLFAASLQNLSATTAGLISCLQPLYGSVLAFLILHEQANWQTVVGGLLVISAAFYETWSVSRKKRK, translated from the coding sequence ATGCAAGCTCAACAGCAAAGCTTACTTTTTTTACATATTGCCGTTTTTTTATTTGGTGGCACTGCACTATTCGCCAAATTAATTAACTTGCCTGCAATTGATATCACGGTTTATCGCACTGCTATAGCGAGCGTGAGTTTGATGCTTTTAATGTGGCTCACAAAAAAAAGGATCAGGCTTAACTCAGTGTCAGACTATGGCATCGCAATTTTGCTTGGCATTATCATTGGCCTGCATTGGATCACTTACTTTGGAGGGATGCAGTTAGCCGGCGTAACCGTAGGAGTGATTGCTTTTTTTAGCTACCCTGTTATTACTGTTTTCTTAGAACCGTTGGTGAATAAAACAACCCCTAGACTAAGTGATTTAGTCAGCGCTGCGGTGGTTATTTTCGGTATTTATTTACTCATCCCCAGCGCAGATTTAGGCAATGATGTTACGTTTGGCATTATGCTTGGTGTCATTTCCGCGTTCTTTTTTGCGACTCGTAATATTTTACATAAGAACTATTTTTCTCAATATTCTGGCCCTCATACTATGCTTTACCAAACGTTGGTGGCTTGTTTAATGCTTTGCTTATTTGTTGAAGTGCCACCAAGTGATGTCACACAATATGATTGGCTGCTTTTATTACTTGTGGGCATTGTTTTTACCGCTGCCCCGCACTCTTTATTTGCAGCGAGTTTGCAAAACTTATCTGCCACCACCGCAGGACTTATTTCATGCTTGCAACCGCTCTATGGCAGTGTCCTCGCCTTTTTAATTTTACATGAGCAAGCAAACTGGCAAACCGTCGTAGGCGGTCTATTAGTTATCAGTGCGGCGTTTTATGAAACGTGGTCGGTCTCAAGGAAAAAAAGAAAATGA
- the ahpC gene encoding alkyl hydroperoxide reductase subunit C — translation MNTTLINTKLLPFNAMAYHNGDFKALTEQDLLGKWSVVFFYPADFTFVCPTELGDLADNYAKLQELGVEVYSVSTDTHFAHKAWHDSSDTIGKVQFPMIGDPTGRITRNFGVMIEEDGLALRGTFVLNPEGEIKIIETHDLGIGRSATELLRKIQAAQYVAGHDGEVCPASWQPGEETLAPSLDLVGKI, via the coding sequence ATGAATACAACTCTTATCAATACAAAACTTCTACCATTTAACGCAATGGCTTATCACAACGGTGACTTTAAAGCCCTTACTGAACAAGACTTACTAGGAAAGTGGTCAGTCGTGTTTTTCTACCCAGCCGATTTCACCTTTGTGTGCCCAACGGAGTTAGGTGATTTAGCAGACAACTACGCAAAACTACAAGAACTAGGTGTTGAAGTTTACTCAGTTTCAACCGACACACACTTTGCACATAAAGCATGGCATGACTCGTCAGACACAATTGGAAAAGTACAATTTCCTATGATTGGCGACCCAACTGGCCGCATCACTCGCAATTTTGGTGTGATGATTGAAGAAGATGGTTTAGCACTTCGCGGTACATTTGTACTCAATCCTGAAGGTGAAATCAAAATTATCGAAACTCACGACTTAGGTATCGGCCGCTCAGCAACTGAGTTACTTCGTAAAATCCAAGCTGCGCAATATGTTGCCGGTCACGATGGCGAAGTATGTCCAGCATCATGGCAGCCAGGTGAAGAGACATTAGCACCATCATTAGACCTAGTTGGCAAAATCTAA
- a CDS encoding DUF3016 domain-containing protein has product MTGFKKLFCVIAMSSPFIVNAGEASVTWGDLKDFRDVRPSNEVRGSYHKRIQSQFEKHFMELSAQLPDGYKLGVKVTDIDLAGDVNFSGSREMRIVKPIFFPRVEFNYVLTDGAGKLIDKADVSIKDMSFMDKIKRGRDEEFHYEKRLITEWFDKELMPKIQ; this is encoded by the coding sequence ATGACAGGTTTTAAAAAATTATTCTGTGTGATTGCGATGTCTAGCCCATTCATCGTAAATGCTGGTGAAGCATCGGTTACGTGGGGAGATTTAAAAGATTTCCGAGATGTTAGGCCAAGTAATGAAGTACGTGGCTCTTACCACAAACGTATTCAAAGCCAGTTTGAAAAGCACTTTATGGAATTATCTGCGCAACTTCCTGATGGATATAAATTAGGTGTGAAAGTGACTGATATTGACTTAGCTGGTGATGTAAATTTTTCAGGCTCTCGTGAGATGCGTATTGTGAAGCCAATCTTTTTTCCACGAGTTGAGTTTAATTATGTGCTGACAGATGGTGCTGGAAAATTGATTGATAAAGCAGATGTATCTATTAAAGACATGAGCTTTATGGATAAAATAAAGCGCGGCAGAGACGAAGAATTCCACTATGAGAAACGGTTAATTACAGAGTGGTTTGATAAAGAGCTTATGCCCAAGATTCAGTAA